From Zalophus californianus isolate mZalCal1 chromosome 16, mZalCal1.pri.v2, whole genome shotgun sequence, one genomic window encodes:
- the SCARF1 gene encoding scavenger receptor class F member 1 isoform X1: MGLRLLPLLLLWTQGTQGSKLDPSGRHVCKASSPSAELQCCPGWRQKDQECTVRCFSAICEGVDACQEDEVCVKPGLCRCKPGFFGARCNSRCPGQYWGPDCREICACHPHGQCEPATGVCHCLADRWGGRCEFACACGPHGRCDPATGACRCEPGWWSSTCRRPCQCNPAAARCDPTDGSCRCEPGWWGRRCSFRCACHGSPCAQETGRCACRPGWWGPDCRHPCECVRGRCSAASGQCACPPGFRGARCELPCRAGSYGPHCGDSCGHCRQKEPCSADTGNCASCEPGWNGTQCHQPCPPGTFGESCRELCPHCRLGEACQPDTGHCQRCDPGRLGPRCEEPCPTGTFGEGCSSTCPTCVQGTCDAVTGECVCNAGYWGPSCNTSCPPGFHGNNCSDPCECPEGPCTPISGACQLGPRSQDAALIAGILVPLLLLLLGIIFCVCCCRAARLDPKDGAASDGAAVSRMKLQVWGALSSLGSVLPCGSFSSHKLPWVTVSHHDPEIPFNHSFIEPPSAGWASDDSFSSDPESGEDESPAYCVPPQEGMVTVAHGEFPEASLAGGPIPPPEDASTPFPIPRTSSLARAKRPSVSFAEGTKFAPQSRRSSGEISSPLRKPKRLSRGPQLGPESQEAEESMGSERAEMDDTLPGAASPRDSATGRRRLPLGGRTVAERVEAIEGSVLEGSGSVTTIYMLAGTPQLPEGPVRSVLRRFGSFQKGQAEPKVKSAIPKPPRRALSRNKGSPGLASGSASQSPSLAPNDELTRPLESAGTGPEEVARGLGDGTKSSGRAQELAPEGGPQEQDPQKLADGEGQEEPQYENVAPISGPPAP, from the exons CCCCTCTGCTGAGCTCCAGTGCTGCCCAGGCTGGAGGCAGAAAGATCAAGAATGCACTGTCC GATGTTTTTCAGCCATCTGTGAGGGGGTAGATGCCTGCCAGGAAGATGAAGTATGTGTGAAACCAGGCCTCTGTCGATGCAAACCTGGATTCTTCGGGGCCCGGTGCAACTCCC GCTGCCCGGGCCAGTACTGGGGCCCCGACTGCCGTGAGATCTGTGCGTGCCACCCACACGGCCAGTGCGAGCCGGCCACGGGCGTGTGCCACTGCCTAGCGGACCGCTGGGGCGGCCGATGCGAGTTCGCGTGCGCCTGCGGCCCCCACGGGCGTTGCGACCCCGCGACAGGCGCGTGCCGCTGCGAGCCCGGCTGGTGGTCGTCCACTTGTCGCCGTCCGTGCCAGTGCAACCCGGCGGCGGCGCGCTGCGATCCAACCGACGGCTCCTGCCGCTGCGAGCCGGGCTGGTGGGGCCGCCGCTGCAGCTTCCGCTGCGCCTGCCACGGCTCGCCGTGTGCGCAGGAGACGGGCCGCTGCGCCTGCCGGCCGGGCTGGTGGGGCCCCGACTGCCGGCACCCGTGCGAGTGCGTGCGCGGCCGCTGCAGCGCCGCCTCCGGCCAGTGCGCCTGCCCGCCCGGCTTCCGCGGCGCCCGCTGCGAGCTGCCCTGCCGCGCCGGCAGCTACGGGCCTCACTGCGGCGACAG CTGTGGCcactgcaggcagaaggagccGTGCTCTGCAGACACAGGCAACTGTGCGTCCTGTGAGCCGGGCTGGAACGGGACCCAGTGCCACCAGCCCTGCCCGCCTGGCACCTTTGGCGAGAGCTGCAGGGAGCTGTGCCCCCACTGCCGGCTTGGGGAGGCCTGTCAGCCAGACACCGGGCACTGTCAGCGCTGTGACCCTGGGCGGCTAGGGCCCAG GTGTGAAGAGCCCTGCCCGACCGGCACCTTTGGGGAGGGCTGTAGCTCTACCTGCCCCACCTGTGTTCAGGGGACCTGTGATGCTGTGACTGGGGAATGTGTCTGCAACGCTGGCTACTGGGGACCCAG CTGCAACACATCATGCCCACCTGGCTTCCATGGTAACAACTGCTCGGATCCCTGTGAATGCCCAGAGGGACCCTGCACCCCTATCTCTGGGGCCTGCCAGCTGG GGCCTCGCAGTCAGGATGCGGCCCTCATTGCAGGCATCCTTGTACCGCTGCTGCTACTCCTCCTGGGCATCATCTTCTGTGTCTGCTGCTGCCGGGCTGCTCGGTTGGACCCCAAGGACGG GGCAGCAAGTGATGGAGCTGCTGTGTCTAGGATGAAGCTGCAGGTCTGGGGGGCACTGAGCAGCCTGGGCTCGGTGCTACCCTGTGGTTCCTTCAGCAGCCATAAGCTTCCCTGGGTAACAG TCTCGCACCACGACCCGGAGATCCCCTTCAACCACAGCTTCATCGAGCCGCCCTCTGCGGGCTGGGCCTCAGACGACTCCTTCTCTTCTGATCCTGAGTCTGGAGAGGACGAGAGCCCGGCCTACTGTGTGCCACCCCAAGAAG GGATGGTCACTGTGGCCCACGGAGAGTTTCCAGAGGCCAGCCTGGCTGGAGGTCCCATCCCTCCCCCTGAGGATGCCTCCACACCATTCCCCATCCCACGCACTTCCAGTCTCGCACGGGCCAAGCGGCCATCAGTCTCCTTTGCCGAAGGCACCAAGTTTGCACCACAGAGTCGCCGAAGCTCAGGGGAGATCTCCAGTCCTCTCCGAAAGCCCAAGAGGCTCTCCCGGGGGCCCCAGCTGGGTCCTGAAAGCCAGGAGGCTGAGGAGTCCATGGGCTCAGAGAGAGCAGAAATGGATGACACCCTTCCTGGTGCTGCCAGCCCCAGGGATTCAGCCACTGGCCGCCGCCGGCTCCCCCTTGGTGGCCGGACAGTGGCTGAGCGTGTAGAAGCCATTGAGGGCAGTGTCTTGGAGGGCTCAGGCTCTGTGACCACAATCTACATGCTGGCAGGGACACCCCAGTTACCCGAGGGCCCCGTCCGATCTGTTCTCCGCCGTTTTGGTAGCTTCCAGAAAGGCCAGGCAGAGCCCAAGGTCAAGAGTGCCATCCCTAAGCCTCCACGCCGGGCCCTTAGTCGAAATAAGGGCAGCCCTGGGCTGGCCTCTGGTTCTGCCAGTCAGAGCCCCAGCTTAGCCCCGAATGATGAGCTCACTAGGCCCTTGGAGTCTGCAGGAACTGGGCCAGAGGAAGTGGCCAGGGGGCTAGGGGATGGCACCAAGAGCTCAGGTAGGGCCCAGGAGCTGGCCCCTGAGGGTGGTCCCCAAGAACAGGATCCCCAGAAGCTGGCTGATGGGGAAGGGCAAGAGGAGCCCCAGTATGAGAATGTTGCACCCATCTCTGGGCCACCAGCACCCTAA
- the SCARF1 gene encoding scavenger receptor class F member 1 isoform X2, with product MGLRLLPLLLLWTQGTQGSKLDPSGRHVCKASSPSAELQCCPGWRQKDQECTVPICEGVDACQEDEVCVKPGLCRCKPGFFGARCNSRCPGQYWGPDCREICACHPHGQCEPATGVCHCLADRWGGRCEFACACGPHGRCDPATGACRCEPGWWSSTCRRPCQCNPAAARCDPTDGSCRCEPGWWGRRCSFRCACHGSPCAQETGRCACRPGWWGPDCRHPCECVRGRCSAASGQCACPPGFRGARCELPCRAGSYGPHCGDSCGHCRQKEPCSADTGNCASCEPGWNGTQCHQPCPPGTFGESCRELCPHCRLGEACQPDTGHCQRCDPGRLGPRCEEPCPTGTFGEGCSSTCPTCVQGTCDAVTGECVCNAGYWGPSCNTSCPPGFHGNNCSDPCECPEGPCTPISGACQLGPRSQDAALIAGILVPLLLLLLGIIFCVCCCRAARLDPKDGAASDGAAVSRMKLQVWGALSSLGSVLPCGSFSSHKLPWVTVSHHDPEIPFNHSFIEPPSAGWASDDSFSSDPESGEDESPAYCVPPQEGMVTVAHGEFPEASLAGGPIPPPEDASTPFPIPRTSSLARAKRPSVSFAEGTKFAPQSRRSSGEISSPLRKPKRLSRGPQLGPESQEAEESMGSERAEMDDTLPGAASPRDSATGRRRLPLGGRTVAERVEAIEGSVLEGSGSVTTIYMLAGTPQLPEGPVRSVLRRFGSFQKGQAEPKVKSAIPKPPRRALSRNKGSPGLASGSASQSPSLAPNDELTRPLESAGTGPEEVARGLGDGTKSSGRAQELAPEGGPQEQDPQKLADGEGQEEPQYENVAPISGPPAP from the exons CCCCTCTGCTGAGCTCCAGTGCTGCCCAGGCTGGAGGCAGAAAGATCAAGAATGCACTGTCC CCATCTGTGAGGGGGTAGATGCCTGCCAGGAAGATGAAGTATGTGTGAAACCAGGCCTCTGTCGATGCAAACCTGGATTCTTCGGGGCCCGGTGCAACTCCC GCTGCCCGGGCCAGTACTGGGGCCCCGACTGCCGTGAGATCTGTGCGTGCCACCCACACGGCCAGTGCGAGCCGGCCACGGGCGTGTGCCACTGCCTAGCGGACCGCTGGGGCGGCCGATGCGAGTTCGCGTGCGCCTGCGGCCCCCACGGGCGTTGCGACCCCGCGACAGGCGCGTGCCGCTGCGAGCCCGGCTGGTGGTCGTCCACTTGTCGCCGTCCGTGCCAGTGCAACCCGGCGGCGGCGCGCTGCGATCCAACCGACGGCTCCTGCCGCTGCGAGCCGGGCTGGTGGGGCCGCCGCTGCAGCTTCCGCTGCGCCTGCCACGGCTCGCCGTGTGCGCAGGAGACGGGCCGCTGCGCCTGCCGGCCGGGCTGGTGGGGCCCCGACTGCCGGCACCCGTGCGAGTGCGTGCGCGGCCGCTGCAGCGCCGCCTCCGGCCAGTGCGCCTGCCCGCCCGGCTTCCGCGGCGCCCGCTGCGAGCTGCCCTGCCGCGCCGGCAGCTACGGGCCTCACTGCGGCGACAG CTGTGGCcactgcaggcagaaggagccGTGCTCTGCAGACACAGGCAACTGTGCGTCCTGTGAGCCGGGCTGGAACGGGACCCAGTGCCACCAGCCCTGCCCGCCTGGCACCTTTGGCGAGAGCTGCAGGGAGCTGTGCCCCCACTGCCGGCTTGGGGAGGCCTGTCAGCCAGACACCGGGCACTGTCAGCGCTGTGACCCTGGGCGGCTAGGGCCCAG GTGTGAAGAGCCCTGCCCGACCGGCACCTTTGGGGAGGGCTGTAGCTCTACCTGCCCCACCTGTGTTCAGGGGACCTGTGATGCTGTGACTGGGGAATGTGTCTGCAACGCTGGCTACTGGGGACCCAG CTGCAACACATCATGCCCACCTGGCTTCCATGGTAACAACTGCTCGGATCCCTGTGAATGCCCAGAGGGACCCTGCACCCCTATCTCTGGGGCCTGCCAGCTGG GGCCTCGCAGTCAGGATGCGGCCCTCATTGCAGGCATCCTTGTACCGCTGCTGCTACTCCTCCTGGGCATCATCTTCTGTGTCTGCTGCTGCCGGGCTGCTCGGTTGGACCCCAAGGACGG GGCAGCAAGTGATGGAGCTGCTGTGTCTAGGATGAAGCTGCAGGTCTGGGGGGCACTGAGCAGCCTGGGCTCGGTGCTACCCTGTGGTTCCTTCAGCAGCCATAAGCTTCCCTGGGTAACAG TCTCGCACCACGACCCGGAGATCCCCTTCAACCACAGCTTCATCGAGCCGCCCTCTGCGGGCTGGGCCTCAGACGACTCCTTCTCTTCTGATCCTGAGTCTGGAGAGGACGAGAGCCCGGCCTACTGTGTGCCACCCCAAGAAG GGATGGTCACTGTGGCCCACGGAGAGTTTCCAGAGGCCAGCCTGGCTGGAGGTCCCATCCCTCCCCCTGAGGATGCCTCCACACCATTCCCCATCCCACGCACTTCCAGTCTCGCACGGGCCAAGCGGCCATCAGTCTCCTTTGCCGAAGGCACCAAGTTTGCACCACAGAGTCGCCGAAGCTCAGGGGAGATCTCCAGTCCTCTCCGAAAGCCCAAGAGGCTCTCCCGGGGGCCCCAGCTGGGTCCTGAAAGCCAGGAGGCTGAGGAGTCCATGGGCTCAGAGAGAGCAGAAATGGATGACACCCTTCCTGGTGCTGCCAGCCCCAGGGATTCAGCCACTGGCCGCCGCCGGCTCCCCCTTGGTGGCCGGACAGTGGCTGAGCGTGTAGAAGCCATTGAGGGCAGTGTCTTGGAGGGCTCAGGCTCTGTGACCACAATCTACATGCTGGCAGGGACACCCCAGTTACCCGAGGGCCCCGTCCGATCTGTTCTCCGCCGTTTTGGTAGCTTCCAGAAAGGCCAGGCAGAGCCCAAGGTCAAGAGTGCCATCCCTAAGCCTCCACGCCGGGCCCTTAGTCGAAATAAGGGCAGCCCTGGGCTGGCCTCTGGTTCTGCCAGTCAGAGCCCCAGCTTAGCCCCGAATGATGAGCTCACTAGGCCCTTGGAGTCTGCAGGAACTGGGCCAGAGGAAGTGGCCAGGGGGCTAGGGGATGGCACCAAGAGCTCAGGTAGGGCCCAGGAGCTGGCCCCTGAGGGTGGTCCCCAAGAACAGGATCCCCAGAAGCTGGCTGATGGGGAAGGGCAAGAGGAGCCCCAGTATGAGAATGTTGCACCCATCTCTGGGCCACCAGCACCCTAA